Proteins co-encoded in one Bradyrhizobium sp. 170 genomic window:
- a CDS encoding nitrate reductase cytochrome c-type subunit, whose translation MRGQDHPGLKRFRSPVAGALLGGLLVFVCGAIYAQNAPQIVPRVTGAAAPMGDVPAPPLARPITDDKRLMRNYPEQPPIIPHSIDNYQLTLKTNRCLDCHRRQFTEGSGAPMISVTHFMDRDGQVLADVTPRRYFCTACHVQQNDAQPLVPSTFKDMLLVDPEKK comes from the coding sequence ATGCGCGGTCAAGATCATCCCGGTCTGAAGAGATTTCGAAGTCCCGTAGCGGGCGCGCTGCTCGGCGGCCTGCTGGTGTTCGTCTGCGGTGCGATCTACGCGCAAAACGCGCCGCAGATCGTGCCGCGGGTGACGGGGGCCGCGGCGCCGATGGGAGATGTGCCGGCGCCGCCTTTGGCGCGGCCGATCACGGATGACAAGCGGCTGATGCGCAACTATCCGGAGCAGCCGCCGATTATCCCGCATTCCATCGATAATTATCAGCTCACGCTGAAGACCAATCGTTGCCTCGACTGTCATCGCCGGCAGTTCACGGAAGGCTCGGGTGCGCCGATGATCAGCGTCACCCACTTCATGGACCGCGACGGCCAGGTTCTCGCCGACGTCACGCCCCGCCGATATTTTTGCACCGCGTGCCACGTCCAGCAGAATGATGCACAGCCGCTCGTTCCGAGCACGTTCAAGGACATGCTGCTCGTCGACCCCGAGAAGAAGTGA
- a CDS encoding cytochrome c3 family protein, with amino-acid sequence MQRLKALLIWFWQIASRPSAHLSLGFLALGGFVCGVLFWGAFNTALEVTNTEKFCTSCHEMRANVFQELQRTPHFTNRSGVRATCPDCHVPHDWTDKIARKMQASKEVWGKIFGVIDTRQKFLDHRLELAKHEWARLKANDSLECRNCHSSAAMDFNKQTRRAADIHAKFLVTKEKTCIDCHKGIAHELPDMTGIEPGWQAPPEQRDRQSFRGDPRAELARYLAATTVDGRPPIGTSRD; translated from the coding sequence ATGCAGCGGCTCAAGGCACTCCTGATCTGGTTCTGGCAGATAGCCAGCCGTCCAAGCGCGCATTTGAGCCTTGGGTTTCTCGCGCTTGGAGGCTTCGTCTGCGGCGTGCTGTTCTGGGGCGCCTTCAACACCGCGCTGGAGGTCACCAACACCGAGAAGTTCTGCACCTCCTGTCACGAAATGCGCGCCAACGTGTTTCAGGAGTTGCAGCGCACCCCCCATTTCACGAACCGCTCGGGCGTCCGCGCGACGTGCCCCGACTGCCACGTTCCGCACGACTGGACCGACAAGATCGCCCGCAAGATGCAGGCGTCCAAGGAAGTCTGGGGGAAGATCTTCGGCGTGATCGATACCAGGCAGAAGTTCCTGGATCACCGGCTCGAACTCGCCAAGCACGAATGGGCGAGGCTGAAGGCCAACGATTCCCTTGAGTGCCGCAACTGCCACTCCTCAGCGGCGATGGACTTCAACAAGCAGACGCGGCGCGCTGCTGACATCCACGCCAAGTTTCTCGTCACGAAGGAAAAGACCTGCATCGACTGTCACAAGGGTATCGCCCACGAGCTGCCCGATATGACCGGCATCGAGCCGGGCTGGCAGGCGCCGCCCGAACAACGGGATCGCCAGAGCTTTCGCGGGGATCCCCGGGCGGAGCTGGCACGCTACCTCGCCGCAACCACTGTCGACGGGCGGCCCCCCATCGGCACCTCCCGTGATTAG
- a CDS encoding ATP-binding protein — translation MGRTFRIKLRFRRFGRRHPWLTFTLRSFMIFSIVFGAAYGFIAGSKTENSGYDPHAFAIGVAFLFALACVALATFSVRLRLMRKKMRNVALHNEALADRNWELQEAEQRARRLFESQGDLIVLRDAEGRITYANDAYCELAQMPSGPLIGTRFALEVLEQGDTALEPNGTRVHDQRITGPLGPRWIAWREGLVRNDAGGPAEMQSVGRDVTDRTESERALAEARDQADAASRAKSRFLAMASHEIRTPLNGIIGMSGLLMDTPLTPEQATYVKAVKTSGDALLSLIEELLDYSKIEAGKIDLEHRPFALSGMIEDITELLAPRAEAKKIEIAAYVDERLPMHVIGDAARLRQVLLNLAGNAIKFTSTGGVALIVEPGIWPNEISFLVRDTGIGIAPEARERIFREFEQADDKIARSYGGTGLGLSISDRIVKRMGGRITLESQPGAGATFEVSIPLAAADGEQISFAAPDLSGQSIMLVSPQSIEASLTARRLQRWGGQTCMVSDADVAEALLPERPWHAVLIDHALGLADIERLGEAARLHATQRIVMFTPATRQELQPSATSALTGYLVKPLRAASLAARLTTAPEVAAPSLEPAIDPIETSAAASAKGLSILVAEDNQINALLIRSLLGRLGHHAVITTNGAEALESWLSAKAAGTPYDLVLMDIQMPQLNGIETTKRIRTLEAGEPGGRTPILALTANTLVEDRYACFEAGMDGFLIKPLDREKLAEALAGLVASRHIAA, via the coding sequence ATGGGACGGACTTTCCGGATCAAACTTCGCTTTCGCCGTTTCGGTCGCCGGCATCCCTGGCTGACCTTCACGCTGCGCTCCTTCATGATCTTCTCGATCGTGTTCGGCGCCGCCTATGGATTTATTGCCGGAAGCAAGACGGAAAATTCCGGCTATGACCCGCACGCCTTTGCGATCGGCGTCGCTTTCCTGTTTGCTCTCGCCTGCGTCGCGCTCGCCACTTTCAGCGTCCGGCTCCGCCTGATGCGCAAGAAGATGCGCAACGTCGCCCTGCACAATGAAGCGCTGGCCGACCGGAACTGGGAATTGCAGGAAGCCGAGCAGCGCGCCCGCCGCTTGTTCGAATCGCAGGGCGATCTGATCGTGCTGCGCGACGCCGAGGGCCGCATCACCTATGCCAACGATGCCTATTGCGAACTCGCGCAAATGCCGAGCGGTCCGCTGATCGGCACGCGCTTCGCGCTTGAAGTTCTCGAACAGGGCGACACCGCGCTCGAACCGAACGGCACCCGCGTTCACGACCAGCGGATCACAGGTCCGCTCGGCCCGCGCTGGATTGCGTGGCGCGAGGGCCTCGTCCGCAACGACGCCGGGGGACCGGCGGAAATGCAAAGCGTCGGCCGCGACGTTACCGATCGCACCGAAAGCGAGCGCGCGCTGGCCGAGGCCCGCGACCAGGCGGATGCGGCAAGCCGCGCCAAGTCGCGCTTCCTTGCGATGGCGAGCCATGAAATCCGCACGCCGCTCAACGGCATCATCGGCATGAGCGGGCTGTTGATGGATACGCCGCTGACGCCGGAACAGGCGACCTATGTCAAGGCGGTGAAGACTTCCGGCGACGCGCTGCTCTCGCTGATCGAGGAGCTGCTGGACTATTCCAAGATCGAGGCCGGCAAGATCGATCTCGAACATCGCCCGTTCGCGCTGTCGGGCATGATCGAGGACATCACCGAATTGCTGGCGCCGCGCGCGGAGGCCAAGAAGATCGAGATCGCCGCCTATGTCGACGAGCGGCTGCCGATGCACGTGATCGGCGACGCGGCGCGGTTGCGGCAGGTGCTGCTCAATCTCGCCGGCAATGCCATCAAGTTCACCTCGACCGGCGGCGTCGCCCTGATCGTCGAACCCGGCATCTGGCCCAATGAAATCAGTTTCCTGGTCCGCGACACCGGCATCGGCATCGCGCCCGAGGCGCGCGAGCGAATCTTTCGCGAGTTCGAGCAGGCCGATGACAAGATCGCGCGCAGCTATGGCGGAACTGGCCTCGGCCTGAGCATCTCCGACCGCATCGTCAAGCGCATGGGCGGCCGCATCACGCTGGAGAGCCAGCCGGGCGCCGGCGCGACATTCGAAGTGTCTATCCCGCTCGCCGCCGCCGACGGCGAACAAATCTCTTTCGCCGCGCCGGATCTCTCCGGCCAGTCGATCATGCTGGTCTCGCCGCAGAGCATCGAAGCCTCGCTGACCGCGCGGCGGCTGCAGCGCTGGGGCGGGCAGACCTGCATGGTATCGGACGCCGATGTCGCCGAGGCCCTGCTGCCCGAGCGGCCCTGGCACGCCGTGCTGATCGATCACGCGCTGGGGCTGGCCGATATCGAACGGCTCGGCGAAGCCGCGCGCCTGCATGCCACGCAGCGGATCGTGATGTTCACGCCGGCGACGCGGCAGGAATTGCAGCCATCCGCCACCTCCGCCCTCACTGGCTATCTGGTCAAGCCGTTGCGCGCGGCTTCGCTCGCGGCCCGCCTGACGACCGCACCGGAAGTGGCCGCGCCGAGCCTCGAGCCGGCCATTGACCCGATCGAGACATCAGCCGCGGCGTCGGCCAAGGGCCTGTCGATCCTGGTGGCAGAGGACAATCAGATCAATGCGCTGCTGATCCGCTCGCTGCTCGGCCGGCTCGGCCATCACGCCGTCATCACCACCAACGGCGCCGAAGCGCTGGAGTCCTGGCTGTCGGCAAAAGCCGCAGGGACCCCCTATGATCTCGTCCTGATGGACATCCAGATGCCGCAGCTCAACGGCATCGAAACCACCAAGCGGATTCGCACCCTCGAGGCCGGCGAGCCGGGCGGCCGGACGCCGATCCTCGCGCTCACCGCCAACACGCTGGTGGAAGACCGCTACGCCTGCTTCGAGGCCGGCATGGACGGATTTTTGATCAAACCGCTCGACCGCGAAAAACTCGCCGAAGCACTCGCCGGCCTCGTCGCGTCCAGGCACATCGCGGCGTGA
- the coaA gene encoding type I pantothenate kinase, translating to MDIRTTEQQYNPYRIFTREQWARLRDDTPMTLEPGEFERLRSMHDRLDMLEVEDIYLPLSRLLSIYVDATHRLYQAQRQFLDIRDRKVPYIIGVAGSVAVGKSTTARVLQALLARWSPRPKVDLVTTDGFLFPNAVLERQGLMQKKGFPESYDLPMLLSFLSDIKAGRRPVRAPVYSHLVYDIVPNEWIEVDRPDILIVEGVNVLQTGRLPRDGKAVPVVSDFFDFSVYIDAEESVLREWYVRRFLALRDTAFHDPKSYFHRYAVLSDEEATATAIAIWERTNLANLEDNILPTRPRATLILKKRADHLVETVALRRL from the coding sequence ATGGATATCCGGACCACCGAACAGCAATACAATCCCTACCGTATCTTCACGCGTGAGCAGTGGGCGCGGTTGCGCGACGATACGCCGATGACGCTGGAGCCGGGCGAATTCGAGCGGCTGCGTTCGATGCACGATCGCCTCGACATGCTGGAGGTCGAGGACATCTACCTGCCGCTGTCGCGGCTGTTGTCGATCTATGTCGACGCCACCCATCGGCTTTATCAGGCGCAGCGCCAGTTCCTCGACATCCGCGACCGCAAGGTGCCCTACATCATCGGCGTCGCCGGGTCGGTCGCGGTCGGCAAATCGACCACCGCGCGCGTGCTGCAGGCGTTGCTTGCGCGCTGGTCGCCGCGGCCCAAGGTGGATCTCGTGACGACCGACGGCTTTCTGTTTCCCAACGCCGTGCTCGAGCGGCAGGGCCTGATGCAGAAAAAGGGCTTTCCCGAGAGCTACGATCTGCCGATGCTGCTGTCGTTTCTCTCCGACATCAAGGCCGGCCGCCGGCCGGTGCGCGCGCCGGTCTATTCGCATCTGGTCTACGACATCGTGCCGAACGAGTGGATCGAGGTCGACCGCCCGGACATCCTGATCGTCGAGGGCGTCAACGTGCTGCAGACCGGCCGCCTGCCGCGCGACGGCAAGGCAGTGCCCGTGGTGTCCGACTTCTTCGACTTCTCGGTCTATATCGACGCCGAGGAATCGGTGCTGCGCGAATGGTATGTGCGGCGCTTCCTCGCGCTCAGGGATACCGCGTTCCACGATCCCAAATCGTACTTCCATCGCTATGCAGTCTTGTCTGACGAGGAGGCCACGGCGACCGCGATCGCGATCTGGGAGCGCACCAACCTCGCCAATCTCGAGGACAATATTTTGCCGACCCGGCCGCGCGCGACGCTGATCCTGAAAAAGCGCGCCGATCATTTGGTTGAGACGGTGGCGCTGCGGCGGCTGTAG
- a CDS encoding phosphoribosyl-ATP diphosphatase → MSRFTIHDLAATIDARAASGGEASYTRKLLDKGAEHCAKKLGEEAVETVIAAVENDRDHLIAESADLLFHLLVLLKARGVKLDEVEAALAQRTSMSGLEEKASRKRD, encoded by the coding sequence ATGTCGCGTTTCACGATCCATGATCTGGCCGCCACCATCGATGCACGGGCTGCATCGGGAGGAGAGGCGTCCTACACCCGCAAATTGCTCGACAAGGGCGCGGAGCATTGCGCCAAGAAACTTGGCGAGGAGGCGGTCGAGACCGTGATCGCGGCCGTCGAGAACGATCGGGACCACCTGATCGCCGAAAGCGCCGACCTGCTGTTTCACCTGCTGGTGCTGTTGAAGGCGCGCGGCGTCAAGCTCGACGAGGTCGAGGCCGCGCTGGCGCAGCGGACGTCGATGTCCGGGCTCGAGGAAAAGGCGTCGCGCAAGCGCGACTGA
- the hisF gene encoding imidazole glycerol phosphate synthase subunit HisF, which produces MFKVRVIPCLDVKDGRVVKGVNFVDLRDAGDPVEAAIAYDAAGADELCFLDITATHENRGTMLDVVRRTAEACFMPLTVGGGVRTIEDIKTLLRYGADKVSINSAAVSNREFVKQAAEKFGEQCIVVAIDAKRVKRAGGGERWEIFTHGGRNSTGIDAIEYAQEVVSLGAGEILLTSMDRDGTRQGFDLPLTQAIADSVPVPVIASGGVGNLDHLVDGIRQGHATAVLAASIFHFGEFTIRQAKEHMVRAGLPMRLDP; this is translated from the coding sequence ATGTTCAAGGTCCGCGTGATCCCCTGTCTCGACGTGAAAGACGGCCGGGTGGTCAAGGGCGTCAATTTCGTCGACTTGCGCGATGCCGGCGATCCGGTGGAAGCGGCGATTGCGTATGATGCGGCCGGCGCCGACGAATTGTGCTTCCTCGACATTACCGCGACCCACGAAAACCGCGGCACCATGCTGGATGTCGTCCGCCGCACGGCGGAAGCCTGCTTCATGCCGCTGACGGTCGGCGGCGGGGTCCGCACCATCGAGGACATCAAGACGCTGCTGCGGTACGGTGCCGACAAGGTCTCGATCAATTCCGCGGCCGTCTCCAACCGCGAATTCGTCAAGCAGGCGGCCGAAAAATTCGGCGAGCAGTGCATCGTGGTCGCGATCGACGCCAAGCGGGTCAAGCGCGCCGGCGGCGGTGAGCGCTGGGAGATCTTCACCCATGGCGGGCGCAACTCCACCGGGATCGACGCCATCGAATACGCGCAGGAAGTGGTATCGCTCGGCGCCGGCGAAATCCTGCTGACGTCAATGGACCGCGACGGCACCCGGCAAGGGTTCGACCTGCCGCTGACGCAGGCCATCGCCGACAGTGTCCCCGTACCGGTCATCGCCTCCGGCGGCGTCGGCAATCTCGACCACCTGGTCGACGGCATCCGCCAGGGCCACGCCACGGCGGTGCTGGCAGCCTCGATATTCCACTTCGGCGAATTTACCATACGCCAAGCCAAGGAGCACATGGTGCGCGCCGGGCTGCCAATGCGGCTCGATCCCTGA
- the hisA gene encoding 1-(5-phosphoribosyl)-5-[(5-phosphoribosylamino)methylideneamino]imidazole-4-carboxamide isomerase — protein MEAVILFPAVDLKNGQCVRLEQGDMARATVFNLDPAAQARSFAEQGFEYLHVVDLDGAFAGKPMNALAVEAMLKAVTMPVQLGGGIRDLKTVESWLDKGIARVIIGTAAVRDPELVKSAAKKFPGRVAVGLDARDGKVAVEGWAETSQVTALEIAQRFEDAGVAAIIFTDIARDGLLKGLNLDATIALADRISIPVIASGGFASIEDVKALLLPRAKKLAGAIAGRALYDGRLDPAAALTLIRNARAAA, from the coding sequence GTGGAAGCCGTGATTCTCTTTCCCGCCGTCGACCTGAAAAACGGCCAGTGCGTGCGCCTCGAACAGGGCGACATGGCGCGCGCGACCGTGTTCAACCTCGATCCTGCGGCGCAGGCGCGGTCTTTCGCCGAGCAGGGATTCGAATATCTGCATGTCGTCGATCTCGACGGCGCCTTTGCCGGCAAGCCGATGAATGCGCTTGCGGTCGAGGCGATGCTCAAGGCCGTCACCATGCCGGTGCAGCTCGGCGGCGGCATTCGCGATCTCAAGACCGTGGAATCCTGGCTCGACAAGGGCATCGCGCGCGTCATCATCGGCACTGCCGCGGTGCGCGATCCCGAGCTCGTGAAGAGCGCCGCGAAAAAATTCCCCGGCCGCGTCGCGGTCGGTCTCGACGCCCGCGACGGCAAGGTTGCGGTGGAAGGCTGGGCCGAGACCTCGCAGGTGACCGCGCTCGAAATCGCACAGCGCTTCGAGGATGCCGGCGTCGCCGCGATCATCTTTACCGACATCGCCCGCGACGGCCTGCTGAAGGGCCTCAACCTCGATGCGACGATTGCGCTCGCCGATCGCATCTCGATCCCCGTCATCGCCTCCGGCGGTTTTGCATCCATTGAGGACGTCAAGGCGCTGCTCTTGCCGCGCGCCAAAAAGCTCGCCGGCGCCATCGCCGGCCGCGCGCTCTATGATGGCCGGCTCGATCCCGCCGCCGCGCTGACGCTGATCCGCAACGCGCGCGCCGCGGCGTAG
- the hisH gene encoding imidazole glycerol phosphate synthase subunit HisH, producing MSVAIIDYGSGNLHSAAKAFELASRSMQDPQKIMVTRDPEAVYRADRIVLPGVGAFADCRRGLDAVDGMLEAMTEAVRVKARPFFGICVGMQLMATRGKEHVVTEGFNWIEGDVEKIAPREENLKIPHMGWNTLDMIREHPVLERLPLGPKGRHAYFVHSYHLNASNEADVLARADYGGPVTAIVGKDTAIGTQFHPEKSQRFGLALISNFLKWKP from the coding sequence ATGAGCGTTGCGATCATCGATTACGGTTCCGGCAATCTTCACTCGGCGGCAAAGGCCTTCGAGCTTGCCTCGCGGAGCATGCAAGATCCGCAGAAGATCATGGTGACGCGCGATCCCGAAGCCGTATATCGCGCCGATCGCATCGTGCTGCCGGGCGTCGGCGCGTTCGCTGATTGCCGACGGGGTCTCGATGCGGTCGACGGTATGCTGGAAGCGATGACGGAAGCGGTGCGCGTCAAGGCGCGGCCATTCTTTGGCATCTGCGTCGGCATGCAGCTGATGGCCACGCGCGGCAAGGAGCATGTCGTAACCGAGGGCTTCAACTGGATCGAGGGCGACGTCGAGAAGATCGCGCCGCGTGAGGAAAATCTGAAAATTCCGCACATGGGCTGGAACACGCTCGACATGATCCGCGAGCATCCGGTGCTGGAGCGGTTGCCGCTCGGGCCGAAGGGACGCCATGCCTATTTCGTGCACTCCTATCATCTCAATGCCTCCAACGAGGCCGACGTGCTGGCGCGCGCCGATTACGGCGGGCCGGTGACGGCGATCGTGGGCAAGGACACCGCGATCGGCACGCAGTTTCACCCCGAGAAGAGCCAGCGCTTCGGCCTGGCCCTGATCTCGAATTTCCTGAAGTGGAAGCCGTGA